Genomic segment of Gloeocapsa sp. DLM2.Bin57:
AAATTGAGGATATGTTCGCTACCGAGGTTACTAGTCATAATAATAATGGTGTTCCGAAAATCGATTAGTCTTCCTTGAGAGTCGGTGATTCTCCCGTCATCGAGTACTTGCAGGAGGATATTAAAGACGTCTTTATGTGCTTTCTCTACTTCATCAAGTAATACAACGGAATAGGGACGACGACGAATCACTTCTGATAGTTGTCCTCCTTCCTCGTAACCTACGTAACCAGGGGGAGCACCTACTAAACGGGAGACTGCGTGTTTCTCCATATACTCAGACATATCGATTCTGACTAAAGCTTCTTCGCTATCAAAGAGAAATTGGGCGATCGCTCTGGCTAATTCTGTTTTACCTACTCCAGTTGGACCCATAAACAGAAAAGAACCGATGGGACGACCGGGGTCTTTCATACCTGCTCTAGCTCGTCGTATAGCCGCTGCTACCGCGGCTACTGCTTCTTGTTGTCCGATGACTTTTTCGTGTAGATGAGTTTCTAGTTCTAGTAATTTTTGTTTTTCTGAAGCTAAGAGACGACTGAGGGGAATACCTGTCCAACGAGCGACTATTTCGGCGATATCTCCTTCGGTGACTTCTTCTCTTAACAGGGTTGATCCTTGAGATTGTAGTTCTAATAGTTCTGCTTCTTTAGCTTCTCTTTCTCTTTGTAGATTGGCTAGTTTACCATATTTTAATTGGGCTGCTTTATTGAGTTCGTATGCTCTTTCTGCTTGCTCCACTTGAACTCTAAGTTGGTCTTCTGTTTCTTTGAGGTTATTAATAGCTTCGAGGAGTTGTTTTTCTCCTTGCCATTGGGCGTCTAGGTTGTTATGCTTGGCTTCTAGGGTGGCTATTTCCTGTTCTATGCGTTCTAAACGTTCTTTCGCTGGTCTATCTATGGTGGTTACTAGACGTTTTTCTTCTCCTGCTAAGGAGAGTTTCTCCATCTGTAATTGCATTAAACGGCGATCTATATCTTCTAATTCTACTGGTTTAGAGGTGATTTCCATTTTCAACTGTGCTGCTGCTTCGTCAACTAGGTCGATCGCCTTATCTGGTAAAAATCTATCGGTGATATAGCGTTGGGATAGTGTTGCTGCTGCTACTAAAGCTGAATCGGTTATTTTGACACCGTGGTGAACTTCGTATTTTTCTTTTAGTCCCCGTAAAATGGAGATAGTATCTTCTATACTCGGTTGTTTGACATATACTTGTTGAAATCGTCTTTCTAGGGCTGCGTCTTTTTCGATGTGTTTGCGATATTCATCGAGGGTGGTTGCACCAATACAGCGCAGTTCTCCTCTGGCTAACATGGGTTTAAGGAGGTTTCCTGCGTCTAATGCTCCTTGAGTTGAACCTGTACCTACTACTGTATGTAACTCATCTATAAATAAGACTATTTGTCCGTCGGATTCGATGACTTCTTTGAGGACGTTTTTGAGACGACTTTCAAATTCTCCGCGGTATTTTGACCCTGCGATCAGACTTCCCATATCCAGGGAGATTAGTTGACGGTTTTTGAGTGATTCTGGTACGTCTCCGTTAACGATACGTTGGGCTAATCCTTCGGCGATCGCTGTTTTGCCTACTCCTGGTTCACCGATTAGTACTGGGTTATTTTTTGATCTACGTGAGAGTACCTGAATTACTCTTCTGATTTCTTCTTCTCTACCGATAACTGGGTCTAATTTACCTGCTCTTGCTTCTTCGGTCAAGTCTCGACCGTATTTACCTAGTGCGTCGTATTGTTCTTCTTGATTTTTTTGGGTTACTTTTTGTGTTCCTCTGACTGCTTTGATGTGTGTTTCTAGGTCTTGAGGATCTGTATTAAAATTGCGTAAGGTTCGTTTACCAATACGTTCATCTTCAGCGAAAGCTATTAATAAATGTTCTACTGAGATATATTCATCTTGCCAACTAATTCGACAAGCTTCGGCGCGATCTAACATGACATCTAGACTACGTCCTAAATAGAGTTGATCTATTCCTGGTAATTTTCCTTGTCTATTAGTAAATGTTTCTAGCTGTTGTTTTAAACGAGGTATATCTATGTTAGCTTTGTTAAGTATTTTCGGACATAGTCCTGTTTGTTCGATTAGTGCTAAGGCTACGTGTTCTACTTCTAGATTTTGATTTTTATATAAACGCGCTACGTCTTGAGATTTAACGATTGCTTCCCAAGCTTGTTCTGTAAATTTATTTGGATCTGTTGGCTGCATTCTTTTTTTTACAAGTTTATATTTATGTTATCCATCACTAGTTAATACTTGCCAAGTTTTTTTTGTCCAAAGCCAGAAGTTACCTAGCGATCGCTTGACTTCTTGTCTAATATACCAGCGTTCAAACTCTTGCTCGTATATCTTACCGTTTGTTTGTAAGGTTTTCCAGGTTTTTAGGGATATTCCTGCTCCCCAAAATAGTATTATATATAATGACCATGATAATGTACCTCCACTAAGTAGATTAATGGTGATTAAAAATCCATTGATTATAATATATTTACCTAGACTTTGTTTGAGTTCTTCTCTACGATAGAGGTCAAATTCTTGTTTTTTGAGGTTTACCTGTTGACGATTTAACCAGTCTTGTT
This window contains:
- the clpB gene encoding ATP-dependent chaperone ClpB, with translation MQPTDPNKFTEQAWEAIVKSQDVARLYKNQNLEVEHVALALIEQTGLCPKILNKANIDIPRLKQQLETFTNRQGKLPGIDQLYLGRSLDVMLDRAEACRISWQDEYISVEHLLIAFAEDERIGKRTLRNFNTDPQDLETHIKAVRGTQKVTQKNQEEQYDALGKYGRDLTEEARAGKLDPVIGREEEIRRVIQVLSRRSKNNPVLIGEPGVGKTAIAEGLAQRIVNGDVPESLKNRQLISLDMGSLIAGSKYRGEFESRLKNVLKEVIESDGQIVLFIDELHTVVGTGSTQGALDAGNLLKPMLARGELRCIGATTLDEYRKHIEKDAALERRFQQVYVKQPSIEDTISILRGLKEKYEVHHGVKITDSALVAAATLSQRYITDRFLPDKAIDLVDEAAAQLKMEITSKPVELEDIDRRLMQLQMEKLSLAGEEKRLVTTIDRPAKERLERIEQEIATLEAKHNNLDAQWQGEKQLLEAINNLKETEDQLRVQVEQAERAYELNKAAQLKYGKLANLQREREAKEAELLELQSQGSTLLREEVTEGDIAEIVARWTGIPLSRLLASEKQKLLELETHLHEKVIGQQEAVAAVAAAIRRARAGMKDPGRPIGSFLFMGPTGVGKTELARAIAQFLFDSEEALVRIDMSEYMEKHAVSRLVGAPPGYVGYEEGGQLSEVIRRRPYSVVLLDEVEKAHKDVFNILLQVLDDGRITDSQGRLIDFRNTIIIMTSNLGSEHILNLAADDEDYEKMRKLALSALRTHFRPEFLNRIDDLIIFHTLKREELREIITLQLQRIQRLLAEQQLQFELSEQAKDYLVNVGYDPNYGARPLKRAIQRELENPLATKILEDTFTPGDRIWVDCVDNQLDFKTLPVIKVEESNDIDLVKNS